A genomic region of Oscillospiraceae bacterium contains the following coding sequences:
- a CDS encoding Dam family site-specific DNA-(adenine-N6)-methyltransferase, producing the protein MNPVLKYRGGKSREIPRFLQYIPDDFNRYIEPFFGGGAVYFYLEPDNAIINDLNQRLMTFYSQLRNNYAEMRSQLDELQALYEKNQLDFKELKAKSPEQRVPNANEELYYKIRALFNNPDDTYLDGVLYFFINKTAYSGMIRYNNNGEYNVPFGRYPNLNTKLVTQQHSELLKRAELYSVDYREIFDMAQEDDFIFLDPPYDCVFNDYGNIDLMNGFDETEHRRLAADFRNLNCRALMVIGKTPLTEELYGDYIFDEYYKNYSVNIRNRFNNDKMHIVVKNY; encoded by the coding sequence ATGAATCCTGTATTGAAATATCGTGGAGGGAAATCAAGAGAGATTCCCCGTTTCTTACAATATATACCGGACGATTTCAACCGCTACATAGAGCCTTTTTTCGGTGGCGGTGCAGTTTATTTTTATTTAGAGCCTGACAATGCTATCATTAACGACCTAAACCAAAGATTAATGACATTTTACAGTCAGTTAAGAAATAATTATGCTGAAATGCGTTCGCAGTTGGACGAATTACAAGCTTTGTACGAGAAGAATCAACTTGACTTCAAAGAATTAAAGGCTAAGAGCCCGGAACAGAGAGTGCCAAACGCAAACGAAGAACTGTACTATAAGATAAGAGCATTATTTAATAATCCAGACGATACTTATTTGGACGGAGTTTTGTACTTCTTTATTAACAAAACTGCATATTCAGGTATGATTAGATATAATAACAATGGAGAATATAACGTTCCTTTTGGAAGATATCCTAATCTAAATACGAAACTTGTTACTCAACAGCACAGTGAGTTGTTAAAAAGAGCCGAATTGTATAGCGTTGATTACAGAGAAATATTTGATATGGCACAAGAGGATGATTTTATATTTTTAGATCCGCCGTATGATTGTGTGTTTAATGATTATGGCAATATTGACCTGATGAACGGATTTGACGAAACCGAACACCGGAGATTAGCAGCAGATTTTAGAAATTTAAATTGTCGAGCTTTAATGGTAATAGGGAAAACGCCGTTGACGGAAGAATTGTACGGCGACTACATATTTGACGAATACTATAAAAATTATTCTGTAAATATTAGAAATCGCTTTAACAATGACAAAATGCATATTGTTGTTAAAAATTATTAA
- a CDS encoding creatininase family protein, translating into MAEIHKNFMVNMTVKDMQEALKRTKTVIIPVGVVEQHGYHLPLSTDIHNAEDPLRIAGERLNAIVAPTVNYCFSGGELAGTVNVSPQVFGLYMMDICCEFVRMGFKNIVILSGHGGTENWAALRGALQSAMRRTPEMKNVNIFARSSGGFSATINHYFGMEPQHDFHAGLTETSRMMYWAPELVRMDEMELDEKELLETMRIDCDYYATAEKNVDDEFVIPYLHQKPEVKIGVMGFPEKADVEIGKKISDEMVEGIVSYIDMINEKTK; encoded by the coding sequence ATGGCCGAAATACACAAAAATTTCATGGTCAACATGACAGTCAAGGACATGCAGGAAGCGCTGAAAAGGACCAAAACCGTCATTATTCCCGTTGGTGTTGTAGAGCAGCACGGCTATCACCTTCCCCTTTCCACCGACATCCACAACGCAGAAGACCCGCTCAGAATAGCAGGCGAGCGTCTTAATGCTATCGTAGCCCCTACCGTAAACTACTGCTTCTCGGGCGGTGAGCTTGCAGGTACCGTTAATGTGAGCCCTCAGGTTTTCGGGCTTTACATGATGGACATTTGTTGTGAATTTGTCCGTATGGGCTTTAAAAACATTGTTATTCTATCCGGACACGGCGGTACGGAAAACTGGGCAGCACTCAGAGGAGCACTGCAATCCGCAATGCGCAGAACCCCGGAAATGAAAAACGTGAATATTTTTGCAAGAAGCTCCGGCGGATTTTCCGCTACAATAAATCACTATTTCGGAATGGAGCCTCAGCACGATTTTCACGCAGGTCTTACCGAAACTTCCAGAATGATGTACTGGGCTCCAGAGCTGGTACGTATGGATGAAATGGAGCTGGACGAAAAAGAGCTTCTTGAGACAATGCGTATCGACTGTGACTATTATGCCACCGCCGAAAAGAATGTGGACGATGAATTTGTTATTCCTTATCTTCACCAGAAGCCCGAGGTAAAAATCGGTGTTATGGGCTTTCCCGAAAAAGCCGACGTCGAAATCGGCAAAAAGATCAGCGACGAAATGGTAGAAGGCATAGTAAGCTATATAGATATGATAAACGAAAAAACAAAATAA
- a CDS encoding Mrp/NBP35 family ATP-binding protein: MSNEHENCTHDCSTCKSNCSSRDPKSLIEKPNELSSIKKVIAIVSGKGGVGKSLVTSMMATLTNRKGFKTAVLDADITGPSIPKAFGITEHATGDGENHIIPVTTKTGIDIMSLNLLTETDTTPVVWRGPVIAGAVKQFWTDVIWKDVDYMYVDMPPGTGDVPLTVFQSLPVDGIIIVTSPQELVGMIVEKAVNMAKMMNIPILGLVENMSYIECPDCGKKINVFGESHIEEIAAKHGLEVLGKIPMDPKLAAACDAGKIEDFENHSLDDANAKVLKVFGI; this comes from the coding sequence ATGAGCAACGAACACGAAAACTGTACTCATGACTGCTCTACCTGTAAATCCAACTGCAGCAGCCGTGACCCCAAAAGTCTTATTGAAAAGCCCAACGAGCTTTCTTCCATAAAAAAGGTTATTGCTATTGTCAGCGGTAAGGGCGGTGTAGGTAAATCTCTTGTCACTTCAATGATGGCTACCCTCACCAACCGCAAGGGCTTTAAAACCGCCGTTCTGGATGCAGATATTACCGGTCCATCTATCCCCAAGGCATTCGGCATCACCGAACACGCAACAGGCGACGGTGAAAACCACATTATCCCGGTAACCACCAAAACAGGCATCGACATTATGTCTCTCAATCTTCTCACCGAAACCGACACCACTCCCGTTGTATGGAGAGGTCCCGTTATCGCGGGTGCGGTTAAGCAGTTCTGGACCGACGTTATCTGGAAGGACGTAGACTACATGTATGTGGATATGCCTCCCGGAACAGGCGATGTACCTCTGACAGTGTTTCAGTCACTGCCGGTAGACGGTATCATTATTGTCACCTCTCCCCAGGAGCTGGTTGGTATGATAGTCGAAAAAGCCGTAAATATGGCGAAAATGATGAATATTCCCATTCTGGGACTTGTGGAAAACATGAGCTATATTGAATGCCCCGACTGTGGCAAAAAGATAAATGTCTTCGGCGAAAGCCACATTGAGGAGATTGCCGCAAAGCACGGTCTTGAGGTTTTGGGCAAAATACCCATGGATCCCAAGCTTGCCGCTGCTTGTGACGCCGGAAAAATTGAAGATTTCGAAAATCACTCTCTTGACGATGCAAATGCCAAAGTTTTGAAAGTTTTCGGAATATAA
- a CDS encoding S-layer homology domain-containing protein, translated as MNACFFVKYRNFFDIVSSKKHHTERIMMIMKKILSAILAVAMLSAMSVNVLSEAYGTGITRAVMPIPDVQTNADGMFDEQNRLKEVLTQVKLLIDIPEEYTEFDYSLYTRYQKENWNFIWRTENNTKNINIDADGDGRITYYNKYIRPTLLKAPAVRKAQALETAYGFIEKLYPEIMNELELITENTSIYFGSNCYQFNFRRVVNDIPYDANSLSISVDHTDGEVRSFSINWTAGLEFDSPENVISASDALAKWKSDSEMELKYRIFSRYENGEYVNTIAKPVYLNKDAQKNILALTGEYLEENYGWTANDKFMAPEESENVTMDSMASGSLNSSSRVEFSENELKRMQELAGYIKVEDADKIVRSYTDLAIDDSFTLSSYSTGYSYQPYTDTADRPVVWNLSYTGVVREGDFSPLTARATVNAVTGELVSFSSYRYYDHFDKDGNFVKPVLKIEKEKAEKLADNFLEKVQPEKYDDLAVASVSTTNSFTYKAKDYGNDDGYNDGVYYTSLAASYNRTHNEIQVMGNSASVTVDCVEGKITNYSVSWTDNLTFESEKAEIDAETALDIYLENSDVKLEYIHYTVYLYDEAAVKAADTNMVSGKYYGGDVIETRDETRLVYAFSCPFYAVSAVSGKPIDHNGEEYVHQIYEKFDGFNDIDGHWAQEKIELLSDIGVVIASESFRPDEAITQKEFIAMLMAVTNHHPIIYRYSDIDANLSALVEEMKYSNYYIPEKDDDIVPEAPLMRKDAAKFIMRGMGYEKIATLGNIFKTDFADNDAIDTDYIGYAALAQALGIISGSHGCFNGDENITRAESVILICNYMNAEK; from the coding sequence ATGAACGCTTGCTTTTTTGTAAAATACAGGAACTTTTTTGATATTGTATCGTCAAAAAAGCATCATACGGAAAGGATTATGATGATTATGAAGAAAATTTTATCTGCAATTCTTGCAGTGGCTATGCTGTCTGCAATGAGTGTTAATGTTCTTTCAGAAGCTTACGGAACAGGTATTACACGTGCTGTTATGCCGATTCCCGATGTGCAGACAAATGCTGACGGTATGTTTGATGAACAAAACCGTCTTAAAGAGGTCCTTACACAGGTAAAGCTTCTCATTGACATTCCCGAGGAATACACCGAATTTGATTATAGCCTTTACACACGCTATCAAAAGGAAAACTGGAATTTTATCTGGCGCACTGAGAATAATACAAAGAATATCAACATAGATGCTGACGGAGACGGAAGAATAACATACTATAATAAATATATCCGTCCCACACTTCTCAAAGCACCCGCGGTGCGCAAAGCTCAGGCGCTTGAAACCGCATACGGCTTTATTGAGAAGCTGTATCCCGAGATAATGAACGAGCTGGAGCTTATAACCGAGAATACTTCAATATATTTCGGCTCCAACTGCTATCAGTTCAATTTCCGCCGTGTTGTGAACGACATTCCCTACGACGCAAACAGCCTTAGCATTTCGGTTGACCACACCGATGGCGAGGTTCGTTCCTTCAGCATCAACTGGACTGCCGGACTTGAGTTTGACAGCCCCGAAAATGTAATTTCCGCGTCCGATGCCTTGGCAAAATGGAAATCTGACTCCGAAATGGAGCTTAAATACCGCATTTTTTCCCGTTACGAGAACGGTGAGTATGTTAATACCATAGCAAAGCCGGTTTACCTTAATAAGGATGCTCAGAAAAACATTCTGGCTCTCACAGGTGAATATCTTGAGGAAAACTACGGCTGGACTGCAAATGATAAGTTTATGGCTCCCGAAGAATCCGAGAATGTTACGATGGATTCGATGGCGTCGGGCTCTCTCAATTCCTCCTCAAGAGTTGAATTCAGCGAAAATGAATTGAAGCGTATGCAGGAGCTGGCGGGATATATAAAGGTTGAGGATGCGGACAAGATTGTACGTTCCTACACCGACCTTGCCATTGATGACAGCTTTACTCTGTCCTCCTATTCCACCGGTTACAGCTATCAGCCTTACACCGATACCGCCGACAGACCCGTCGTGTGGAATCTCAGCTACACGGGTGTTGTACGCGAAGGTGATTTCAGCCCTCTTACCGCACGTGCAACCGTAAACGCTGTAACAGGCGAGCTTGTGAGCTTCTCCTCTTACAGATACTACGACCACTTTGATAAAGATGGTAATTTTGTAAAGCCTGTTCTCAAAATTGAAAAAGAAAAGGCAGAAAAGCTTGCAGATAATTTCCTTGAAAAGGTTCAGCCCGAAAAGTATGACGACCTTGCTGTTGCTTCCGTAAGCACCACCAACTCCTTCACTTACAAAGCCAAGGACTACGGCAACGACGACGGCTATAACGATGGTGTTTACTACACCTCTCTTGCTGCAAGCTATAACCGCACTCACAACGAAATACAGGTAATGGGCAACAGTGCTTCCGTTACGGTTGACTGCGTAGAGGGTAAGATAACCAATTACTCCGTAAGCTGGACAGACAATCTGACCTTTGAAAGCGAAAAGGCAGAAATTGATGCCGAAACAGCGCTGGATATATATCTTGAAAATTCCGATGTAAAGCTTGAATACATTCACTACACCGTTTACCTGTACGACGAAGCGGCAGTTAAGGCTGCGGATACGAATATGGTGTCGGGCAAATATTACGGCGGCGATGTTATCGAAACACGCGATGAAACCCGTCTTGTATATGCTTTCTCGTGCCCGTTTTATGCAGTTTCTGCCGTAAGCGGAAAGCCCATTGACCACAACGGCGAAGAATATGTTCATCAGATATACGAGAAATTTGATGGCTTTAATGATATTGACGGCCATTGGGCACAGGAAAAAATAGAGCTTCTTTCCGACATAGGTGTTGTTATTGCCTCCGAAAGCTTCAGACCCGATGAGGCTATCACCCAGAAGGAATTTATTGCAATGCTTATGGCGGTTACAAATCATCACCCCATAATTTATCGTTATTCGGATATTGATGCAAACCTTTCGGCACTTGTTGAGGAAATGAAGTATAGTAATTACTATATTCCCGAAAAGGACGATGATATCGTTCCCGAAGCACCTCTCATGCGTAAGGATGCCGCAAAGTTCATAATGCGCGGTATGGGTTATGAAAAGATTGCTACTCTGGGCAACATTTTCAAAACTGATTTTGCTGACAATGACGCTATTGATACCGATTATATCGGTTACGCCGCACTGGCGCAGGCGTTGGGCATTATTTCCGGCTCACACGGCTGTTTCAACGGTGACGAAAACATTACCCGTGCGGAAAGCGTAATACTTATTTGCAACTACATGAACGCAGAAAAATAA
- a CDS encoding phosphoglycerate kinase, with translation MANMYNKKSIEDIEVSGKKVLVRCDFNVPLEDGRITDPKRIVEALPTIKYLKEHGAKIILTSHMGRPKGEFNLKYSLAPVAAKLSELLGCEVALAKDVIGEDAKAKAAALKDGEILLLENVRFHKEEEKNDPAFSKALADMAEIYVNDAFGTAHRAHSSTAGVADYLPAVCGYLIQKEIKIMGDALNDPKRPFVAILGGAKVSDKIGVIKNLLEKVDTIIIGGGMAYTFIKAKGGNIGISICENDKLDLARELLAKAEEKGVKFLLPVDNRAATAYSNDAPNMVCDSNNIPDTHEGLDIGEKSVALFKEAIKGAATVVWNGPMGVCEFSNYEFGTKEIAKAVVESGAISIVGGGDSAAAIEKLGFADRITHISTGGGASLEFLEGLVLPGIACLQDK, from the coding sequence ATGGCAAACATGTACAACAAGAAATCCATCGAGGATATCGAAGTATCCGGCAAAAAGGTGCTGGTAAGATGTGACTTCAACGTTCCCCTGGAAGACGGCAGAATCACCGACCCCAAGAGAATTGTAGAAGCTCTCCCCACCATCAAATATCTCAAGGAACACGGCGCAAAAATCATTCTCACCTCTCACATGGGCAGACCTAAGGGCGAATTCAATCTGAAATATTCTCTGGCACCCGTTGCGGCAAAGCTTTCTGAGCTTCTGGGCTGCGAGGTGGCTCTTGCAAAGGATGTTATCGGCGAGGATGCAAAAGCTAAGGCAGCTGCCCTCAAGGACGGCGAAATTCTTCTTCTTGAGAACGTTCGTTTCCACAAGGAAGAGGAAAAGAACGATCCCGCTTTCTCCAAAGCATTGGCTGACATGGCTGAAATCTATGTAAACGATGCTTTCGGTACCGCTCACAGAGCACACTCCTCCACCGCAGGCGTTGCTGATTACCTGCCTGCAGTTTGCGGTTACCTCATTCAGAAGGAAATCAAGATTATGGGCGATGCGCTCAATGATCCCAAGCGTCCCTTCGTTGCCATTCTGGGCGGAGCTAAGGTTTCCGACAAGATAGGCGTTATAAAAAACCTGCTTGAAAAGGTTGACACCATCATCATCGGTGGCGGTATGGCTTACACCTTCATTAAGGCTAAGGGTGGCAATATCGGTATCTCCATCTGCGAGAATGATAAGCTGGACCTTGCAAGAGAATTGCTTGCAAAGGCTGAAGAAAAGGGCGTTAAGTTCCTGCTTCCCGTTGACAACCGTGCGGCAACTGCATACTCCAACGATGCCCCCAACATGGTTTGCGATTCCAACAACATTCCCGACACCCACGAAGGTCTTGACATCGGTGAAAAGAGTGTTGCTCTCTTCAAGGAAGCTATCAAGGGTGCAGCTACCGTTGTATGGAACGGTCCTATGGGCGTTTGCGAGTTCTCCAACTACGAATTCGGTACCAAGGAAATAGCGAAGGCTGTTGTTGAAAGCGGTGCCATCTCCATTGTTGGCGGCGGCGACTCTGCGGCTGCTATCGAAAAGCTCGGTTTTGCCGACAGAATTACTCACATTTCCACCGGTGGCGGTGCTTCTCTCGAGTTCCTTGAGGGTCTGGTACTTCCCGGTATCGCTTGTCTCCAGGACAAATAA
- a CDS encoding triose-phosphate isomerase, which translates to MRKKVIAGNWKMNMTPSQAVTLATEIINKNLENNDCGIVICVPAIDIAAVQPIIAHTNVKLGAQNVHFAPSGAFTGELSVDMLKESGVEYVIIGHSERRQYFGETDETVNKRVTAALEGGLKVILCVGELLEEREAGKTLEVVDTQTRKALEGIPASALANLIIAYEPVWAIGTGKVATTEQADEVCGIIRGIIADLYSKEAADEFIIQYGGSMNAKNAAELLAMPNIDGGLIGGASLKSDDFTVIIEKAQ; encoded by the coding sequence ATGAGAAAAAAAGTTATTGCCGGTAACTGGAAGATGAACATGACTCCCTCCCAGGCTGTTACACTGGCTACCGAAATAATAAACAAAAATCTTGAGAACAACGATTGCGGCATAGTAATATGCGTTCCCGCAATTGACATAGCGGCTGTTCAGCCCATTATTGCTCACACTAATGTCAAGCTTGGTGCTCAGAACGTACACTTTGCGCCCAGCGGAGCTTTCACCGGCGAATTGAGCGTTGATATGCTCAAGGAAAGCGGTGTTGAATACGTAATAATCGGTCACAGCGAGAGACGTCAGTACTTCGGCGAAACCGACGAAACCGTTAACAAGCGTGTTACTGCTGCACTTGAGGGCGGTCTTAAGGTTATCCTGTGCGTAGGCGAACTTCTCGAAGAACGCGAAGCGGGCAAAACTCTTGAGGTTGTTGACACTCAGACCAGAAAGGCACTGGAAGGTATTCCCGCAAGTGCACTGGCAAACCTCATAATCGCATACGAGCCCGTTTGGGCCATCGGTACGGGCAAGGTTGCTACCACCGAGCAGGCTGACGAGGTTTGCGGAATTATCCGCGGTATCATCGCTGACCTCTACTCCAAGGAAGCGGCTGACGAATTCATCATTCAGTACGGCGGCTCCATGAATGCAAAAAATGCAGCAGAGCTTCTTGCAATGCCCAACATCGACGGCGGTCTTATCGGCGGTGCTTCTCTTAAATCGGACGATTTCACCGTTATCATCGAAAAAGCACAATAA
- a CDS encoding AlwI family type II restriction endonuclease codes for MARIDNKVLFFTTSPRTPSKMIPEIKLLHEQFCGKPWNTQTQENFIDCLAASDFFEGNGSPSDKAFSARDRINRAPKALGFIDLNPKIELTEAGNDLIYGKRPQEIFLRQLLKFQLPSPYHKENQKICGTFYIKPYLEMFRLVRELGYITFDELKMYAIQLTDYRKFEVIKNKILTFRTEKEKNKGQYKKFVNEEWTNAILEIYSDRIAEGKTKTRETNDASLKKFISTQKNNLRDYADACFRYLRYTGLISITHRSRTISIFQDKINEVDYFLSNIERKPIYTDDEKSYKEYLFSSALPVLYTDNKDNIIDNLMRISSHTRRELETQNINELKDLRDKVVSDRKEAVIKEQVTEIKSYSLYSEIIDTFNEIISDELYDAPLMFEYNTWRAMTMLDGGNIKGNFKFDDIGQPLSTAQGNMPDIECDYDDFALSVEVTLQSGQRQYESEGEPVARHYGQMKKRTGKDSYCLFIAPNINGAALAHFFALNKMNISYYGGKTKIIPLELDQFMKMIENSYNYKTQPTPKDIRRFLDKVIEQIDLSENENEWNAQIQNCVDSWLVA; via the coding sequence ATGGCGAGAATTGATAACAAGGTATTATTCTTCACAACATCACCACGAACACCAAGCAAAATGATACCAGAGATTAAACTCCTTCACGAACAGTTTTGCGGAAAACCTTGGAATACACAAACACAAGAAAATTTTATTGATTGTTTAGCAGCGTCCGATTTCTTTGAGGGGAATGGTTCCCCAAGTGACAAGGCGTTTAGTGCTCGTGATAGAATTAACCGTGCTCCCAAAGCACTTGGCTTTATTGACCTTAACCCCAAAATAGAACTAACTGAGGCCGGAAACGACCTGATATACGGGAAAAGACCACAAGAGATATTTTTGCGACAGTTACTTAAGTTCCAATTACCTTCACCATACCATAAAGAAAACCAAAAAATATGCGGAACTTTTTATATAAAGCCGTACTTGGAAATGTTTAGATTAGTGCGTGAACTCGGGTATATTACATTTGACGAATTGAAAATGTATGCAATACAGCTTACAGATTATCGAAAATTTGAAGTTATAAAAAACAAAATACTCACCTTCCGCACCGAAAAAGAAAAAAACAAAGGCCAGTATAAAAAGTTTGTTAATGAGGAATGGACTAACGCTATTTTAGAAATATACAGCGATAGAATTGCAGAAGGAAAAACGAAAACAAGAGAAACCAATGATGCAAGTCTCAAAAAATTCATATCTACTCAAAAAAATAATTTACGAGACTATGCAGACGCTTGTTTTAGATACTTGAGATATACTGGATTGATTTCAATTACTCACAGGAGCAGAACAATTTCTATTTTCCAAGATAAGATTAATGAAGTAGATTATTTCTTATCAAATATCGAACGCAAACCGATATACACCGACGACGAAAAATCATATAAGGAATATTTATTTTCATCTGCGTTACCGGTTCTTTATACCGATAACAAAGATAATATTATTGATAATCTTATGAGAATAAGTTCGCATACAAGGCGTGAACTTGAAACTCAAAATATCAACGAACTTAAAGATTTAAGAGATAAGGTTGTTAGCGACAGAAAAGAAGCTGTTATCAAAGAACAAGTAACGGAAATCAAGTCATATTCGTTGTACTCTGAGATAATAGATACATTTAACGAGATTATATCTGACGAATTATACGATGCTCCTCTTATGTTTGAATACAACACATGGCGAGCTATGACAATGCTTGACGGTGGGAACATAAAAGGTAATTTTAAATTTGACGATATAGGCCAACCGTTATCTACGGCACAAGGAAATATGCCGGATATCGAATGTGATTATGACGACTTTGCATTATCTGTCGAGGTCACTTTGCAATCAGGACAAAGACAGTATGAATCAGAGGGAGAACCTGTTGCAAGGCACTATGGACAAATGAAAAAGAGAACCGGAAAGGACTCATACTGTCTGTTTATTGCTCCTAATATAAACGGAGCAGCTTTGGCGCACTTCTTTGCTTTGAATAAAATGAATATATCCTATTACGGAGGAAAGACAAAGATAATTCCACTTGAATTGGATCAGTTTATGAAAATGATAGAGAACTCATATAATTACAAGACACAGCCTACACCAAAGGACATAAGAAGATTTTTAGATAAAGTAATCGAACAAATTGATTTATCTGAGAACGAGAATGAGTGGAACGCTCAGATACAAAACTGCGTTGATAGTTGGCTTGTTGCATAA
- a CDS encoding DegT/DnrJ/EryC1/StrS family aminotransferase — protein MPKKNTDFRYNTGETRVPWAAVGENYNAVDLMEIVKFLMQGDGEEYDNAIKAVEEQIIKLGKVSTAPGKLSLGSRVEALEEKVNKYLGTQGSTFVANATAGFEIAYKYANLGPGDEVIVPAITFIATMAYPLACGAKVVFCDIDPKTINMDPKDLEKKITPRTKMIVPVHIGGYPCDMDAIMAIAKKHNILVLEDAAHAFGAMYKGKMIGTIGDFAGFSFHEVKNCTSFGEGGVLTTNIESFRDEMKRARFLGLDFSRKIKNWLYDVTAIQGKDKPFVPNNSSTTEIQAVGLSLQIDRYDAILAERRRCAEYMTKRLSENPAIIPQDLGNKDIVPTFHLYLLQIDPDKAGGDIQMLRQKLAAKGITEIPHFGPLYRFNILKQLGYDEKEIAAGCPVCEEVFDRRFTHLPIYGLTDEQLEYMADAILESVKEMQEGK, from the coding sequence ATGCCTAAGAAAAACACTGACTTTCGATACAATACAGGTGAAACCCGCGTACCTTGGGCAGCAGTAGGTGAAAACTACAATGCTGTCGACCTTATGGAAATAGTAAAATTTCTCATGCAAGGCGATGGTGAGGAATATGACAACGCCATCAAGGCTGTCGAAGAACAAATAATAAAGCTGGGTAAGGTTTCTACTGCTCCCGGCAAGCTTTCACTCGGAAGCAGGGTTGAAGCTCTGGAAGAAAAGGTTAACAAATATCTGGGAACTCAGGGCAGTACCTTTGTTGCCAATGCTACCGCCGGATTTGAAATTGCATACAAATATGCAAACCTGGGTCCCGGTGACGAGGTTATCGTTCCTGCCATTACCTTTATTGCTACCATGGCTTATCCTCTCGCATGCGGTGCAAAGGTGGTATTCTGCGATATCGATCCCAAAACCATCAACATGGACCCCAAGGATCTGGAAAAGAAAATAACTCCTCGCACAAAGATGATAGTACCTGTACATATCGGCGGTTATCCCTGCGATATGGATGCCATTATGGCGATTGCCAAGAAACACAACATACTTGTTCTTGAAGACGCCGCCCACGCTTTTGGCGCAATGTACAAGGGCAAAATGATTGGTACTATCGGTGATTTCGCGGGATTCAGCTTCCATGAGGTTAAAAACTGCACCTCCTTCGGAGAAGGCGGCGTGCTTACCACAAATATTGAGTCCTTCCGCGACGAAATGAAGCGCGCGCGTTTCCTCGGACTTGACTTCTCGCGCAAAATCAAAAACTGGTTATATGACGTTACCGCAATACAGGGCAAGGATAAGCCTTTTGTGCCCAACAACAGCTCTACTACCGAAATTCAGGCAGTAGGTCTCAGCCTACAGATAGACCGTTACGATGCTATTCTTGCAGAACGTCGCAGATGTGCCGAATACATGACAAAGCGCCTGAGCGAAAATCCCGCCATAATCCCTCAGGATCTCGGCAACAAAGATATTGTTCCCACATTCCACCTCTACCTGTTGCAAATTGACCCCGACAAGGCAGGCGGAGACATTCAGATGCTCCGTCAGAAGCTGGCGGCAAAGGGTATTACCGAAATTCCTCATTTCGGCCCGCTTTACCGTTTCAATATTCTCAAACAGCTTGGATATGACGAAAAAGAAATTGCGGCAGGATGTCCTGTATGTGAAGAAGTGTTCGACCGCCGTTTCACTCACCTTCCTATTTACGGTCTTACCGACGAACAGCTTGAATACATGGCTGATGCAATTCTGGAATCCGTAAAGGAGATGCAAGAAGGTAAATAA
- a CDS encoding creatininase family protein — protein MSQILKNFMINMTVKDMQEALKKTKTVIIPVGVVEQHGYHLPLSTDIHNAEQPLKRAGERLNAIVAPTVNYCFSGGELAGTVNVSPQVFGLYMMDICCEFVRMGFKNIVVLSGHGGTENFAALKGALQSAMRRTPQMKDCTIAVMTTIDLSPTWLSHFNMQPQHDFHAGWSETSVMKYWAPELVRMDDLAMDEKSIAETMRIDCDFYAISEKNVDDEFVVPYLHQKPEVKIGVMGFPERATEEIGKQICDELVESIINYVDMLNEKTK, from the coding sequence ATGTCACAAATTTTAAAAAATTTCATGATAAACATGACGGTCAAGGACATGCAGGAAGCACTGAAAAAAACCAAAACCGTTATTATTCCGGTAGGTGTTGTGGAACAGCACGGTTACCATCTTCCCCTTTCAACCGATATTCATAACGCAGAACAGCCTTTAAAAAGAGCCGGAGAGCGTCTTAATGCTATCGTAGCTCCCACCGTAAACTATTGCTTTTCGGGCGGTGAGCTTGCAGGTACCGTCAATGTAAGTCCGCAGGTTTTCGGGCTTTACATGATGGATATATGCTGTGAATTTGTACGCATGGGCTTCAAAAACATTGTAGTTCTGTCAGGTCACGGCGGCACGGAGAATTTTGCCGCACTCAAGGGTGCGTTGCAATCTGCAATGCGCAGAACTCCTCAGATGAAAGACTGCACCATTGCGGTTATGACCACTATCGACCTTTCTCCCACCTGGCTGAGCCACTTCAACATGCAACCTCAGCACGATTTTCATGCAGGCTGGAGCGAAACCTCTGTAATGAAGTACTGGGCACCCGAGCTGGTACGTATGGACGACTTGGCAATGGACGAAAAAAGTATTGCCGAAACTATGCGTATAGACTGTGACTTCTATGCAATTTCCGAAAAAAATGTGGATGACGAATTTGTTGTTCCCTATCTCCATCAGAAGCCCGAAGTAAAAATCGGCGTTATGGGGTTCCCGGAAAGGGCTACCGAAGAAATCGGCAAGCAGATATGTGACGAGCTGGTTGAAAGCATCATAAACTACGTAGATATGCTTAACGAAAAAACAAAATAA